From a region of the Candida albicans SC5314 chromosome 1, complete sequence genome:
- a CDS encoding uncharacterized protein (Predicted aldehyde dehydrogenase domain; virulence-group-correlated expression), which translates to MASTTIPSIIAGQDVFDTDLIHPVYSHEDTNEVIHTFSYIQVSPDIINQLAENSKSGFKEWSNTPVSKKKEIFYKCLEILREKKNEFIDTHKEIGGPDWFANVNIDGAIAQLEEYIGNLSNSEGELFHSDHNQLALTVRSPIGPVLSIAPWNAPVILGARSIFAPLAAGCSVIAKSPEKAPRAMYLLVKYLIEAGVPANVLQLVHLKPEDNPKFLDALLATGAIKKINFTGSTLIGKKIASTAAKYLVPCLLELGGKNVSIVCQDADITKAVGNIIWSAWTHKGQICMSTDRVFIHDTIYNDFKSKLIKVASEMVQDPDYSIAHRDPLGANKVKELLNDALQKGASLVFGNPDDSELKRNNVVSPMILEGVTPEMKLNDTESFGPIFAIEKFTDVNNVVDVVNESDFGLKASIWSSNLMNAIDLAKRIECGGVHINNSSIGDESHLPHGGVKASGSGRFNSKWGIDEFSFIKTITANP; encoded by the coding sequence atgGCATCGACAACTATTCCATCTATCATAGCTGGTCAGGATGTGTTTGACACTGATCTTATACATCCTGTCTACAGTCATGAGGATACAAACGAAGTGATCCATACTTTTAGCTACATACAAGTGTCTCCAGACATTATAAACCAACTTGCAGAGAATTCCAAAAGTGGGTTCAAAGAGTGGTCAAACACACCAGTttctaaaaagaaagaaattttcTACAAATGTTTAGAGATATTgagagaaaagaaaaatgagTTTATTGACACACACAAAGAAATAGGAGGCCCTGATTGGTTTGCTAATGTCAATATCGATGGTGCTATTGCTCAACTTGAAGAATATATTGGAAATTTATCTAACTCAGAAGGTGAATTGTTTCATTCAGATCACAACCAATTGGCATTGACAGTCAGACTGCCAATTGGACCTGTGCTTTCTATTGCTCCGTGGAATGCGCCAGTGATTTTGGGTGCTAGAAGTATTTTTGCTCCATTAGCAGCTGGTTGTTCTGTAATAGCCAAGTCTCCAGAAAAGGCTCCACGTGCCATGTATTTGTTAGTCAAATACTTGATTGAAGCCGGTGTTCCTGCGAATGTCTTACAGTTGGTTCATTTGAAACCAGAAGATAATCCAAAGTTTCTAGATGCTTTATTAGCTACAGGGGCtataaagaaaatcaacTTCACCGGATCAACATTGATCGGGAAGAAAATTGCTTCTACTGCTGCTAAATACTTAGTTCCCTGTTTATTGGAGTTGGGTGGCAAGaatgtttcaattgtttgtcAAGATGCTGATATTACAAAAGCTGTGGGCAATATAATTTGGAGTGCATGGACACATAAGGGACAGATATGTATGAGTACCGACAGGGTGTTCATACATGACACAATTTACAATGATTTTAAactgaaattgattaaagttGCCTCTGAAATGGTCCAGGACCCGGACTATTCAATTGCACATCGTGATCCCCTTGGGGCTAATAAAGTGAAGGAATTACTCAATGACGCATTACAAAAGGGTGCTTCTTTGGTTTTTGGTAATCCAGATGACTCAGAATTGAAGAGAAATAATGTTGTCTCCCCAATGATTTTGGAAGGTGTAACACCAGAAATGAAGCTTAATGACACCGAAAGCTTTGGACCAATTTTCGCTATAGAAAAGTTTACCGACGTCAATAATGTGGTTGATGTAGTGAACGAAAGTGATTTTGGATTGAAGGCATCTATTTGGTCTTCCAATTTAATGAATGCTATTGACTTGGccaaaagaattgaatgtGGTGGGGTTCATATCAATAATTCTAGTATCGGCGATGAATCTCATCTTCCGCATGGTGGGGTAAAAGCAAGTGGAAGTGGTAGATTTAATAGTAAATGGGGGATTGATGAGTTTCTGTTCATCAAAACTATAACTGCTAATCCTTGA
- a CDS encoding uncharacterized protein (Protein kinase-related protein, required for normal sensitivity to caspofungin): MPSTSSVESGPDPNILSSMVKSPKSDKSKPLSSQPHQETLLHHFKLISVNFKEAALDSPSFRASMNHLDLQINTIEQWLTALASSFKKIPKYLKEVQSYSNSFLEHLVPTFIQDGIIDQEYTVTGLNTTLDGLKTVWGLSIQALSVDAKNLKSIELFKRHHVIKYKETRKRYEDYQAKYDKYLSIYLSSSKSKDPLMVIEDAKQLYQVRKEYIHASLDLVIEIQNLSKNLNKLLVGVNTDLWRNKWNIFGSRGVGDAIKEEWDKIQRIQSWNDSYTLAIEKLNSDMLAARNQVEEGCHIQFQPSTNVNDYKSTIINNRTLRDIDEPGVEKHGYLFMKTWTEKSSKPIWVHRWAFIKNGVFGLLVVSPSQTFVQETDKIGILLCNVRYAPNEDRRFCFEIRTNDFTAVFQAESLVELKSWLKVFENEKFRISGPEALSNGLFNIASGRFPPIISEFSSTVDTVIDQQLTNAKVTLAGGQIVAASSLSNHLERFEDFFKKYMYFEIPKICPPFMTDTTKSSIMAYCLTSPTQIPNALTANIWGSVNWGLYYLHDTARDSSTYLTGKDAEMIKFQEEHFENDKFYPDFYPKEYVNLDIQMRALFETAVEPGEYCVLSYSCIWSPNSKQELSGRCFVTNYHMYFYMQALGFVALFKGFLGHLVSVEFVSQKNYDLMKVYNIDGVIKMKVFLDDAICIKKKLVYLINNIVSDKPKSLEGVLADFSDIEKEIAVEKSDQKNLREISQLSKGLSSKSLASEKLLLSGETSSILPGKSGRMIKHRVNFTPDYNLISDRTYPAPPKAIFHALLGDNSVVFRSQLSFASTKYFLQKPWATSSKGTLYRDFNVPAMYDGKDCFVQVRQEIDNMEDNTYYTFTHEMSKFELLLGSPYKTVFKIVIVEHISKRSKVFVYSKTYFDRLSVWNPLVIRLNNQVDVNKVRKLEKSISEAVKEIGTHGMIVRAIYLYGKLSHTSKPEAVTSTSVIKFGIVSLFKLGLGKAFSKAYSFAVKSFIKPFQLVVLLLKSLRMNVFLVFIIVLLSFLNLFLAGKTATSYWNTRSASKLAQEYVTKEPRMLQRSVYLKDLESILNENISIAESRPFSLFKQNSFIFNLDADSDWSNYFGSNARDVARSLKSSFQDIGIKRHELLVKLKILKSMEEEIIQAEWQNWLMSEAQKCDYVMDNVVGQIDEVDNYQEGVDNIIEYCHECKKILANLV, from the coding sequence ATGCCACTGACTTCATCAGTTGAAAGTGGGCCTGATCCAAATATACTTTCATCAATGGTGAAGCTGCCGAAATCCGACAAAAGCAAACCTTTATCGTCACAACCGCATCAAGAAACATTACTCCATCATTTTAAACTAATATCAGTCAATTTTAAAGAGGCAGCATTAGACAGTCCCAGTTTTAGAGCTTCTATGAATCATTTGGATTTACAAATAAATACCATTGAGCAGTGGTTGACAGCCTTGGCTAGTTCATTTAAGAAGATTCCAAAGTATTTGAAAGAAGTGCAAAGCTATTCTAACTCATTTTTAGAGCATTTGGTTCCTACTTTTATACAAGATGGAATTATAGATCAAGAGTATACAGTGACCGGCTTAAATACTACTTTGGATGGCTTGAAGACAGTGTGGGGTTTGAGTATTCAAGCTTTGAGCGTGGACGCAAAGAACTTGAAATCcattgaattatttaaGCGTCACCATGTCATAAAGTacaaagaaacaagaaaacGATATGAAGATTATCAGGCAAAATACGATAAATATTTGAGTATTTATCTTTCAAGTTCAAAATCCAAGGATCCTTTAATGGTAATAGAGGATGCGAAACAGTTATACCAAGTGAGAAAAGAATACATCCATGCTTCTTTAGATTTAGTGattgaaattcaaaatttatccaaaaatttgaataaactATTGGTGGGAGTGAATACTGATTTATGGAGGAACAAATGGAATATATTTGGCTCTCGTGGTGTTGGAGATGCTataaaagaagaatggGATAAGATACAACGAATACAATCTTGGAATGATTCTTATACGCTAGCAAtcgaaaaattgaattctgATATGCTTGCAGCTAGAAACCAAGTTGAAGAGGGATGTCATATACAGTTCCAACCCTCTACTAATGTCAACGATTACAAATCGACTATAATAAATAACCGAACATTACGTGATATTGACGAGCCCGGCGTCGAAAAACACGGGTATTTGTTTATGAAAACATGGACGGAGAAATCATCCAAACCTATATGGGTTCATAGATGGGCTTTCATCAAAAATGGTGTCTTTGGTTTATTAGTCGTTAGTCCATCGCAAACATTTGTTCAGGAAACTGATAAAATTGGAATATTGTTGTGCAATGTTAGATACGCCCCTAACGAGGACAGGAGATTctgttttgaaattagaaCTAATGATTTTACAGCTGTGTTTCAAGCTGAATCGTTAGTTGAATTAAAATCTTGGCTAAAAGTATTtgagaatgaaaaatttagaatTTCTGGTCCCGAAGCATTAAGCAATGGGCTATTCAATATCGCATCAGGAAGATTTCCTCCTATAATTAGCGAGTTTTCCTCAACGGTCGATACGGTAATAGATCAGCAATTAACAAATGCAAAAGTCACTCTAGCAGGTGGGCAAATTGTTGCTGCAAGCTCATTATCGAACCATCTCGAACGATTTGAggatttttttaaaaagtATATGTACTTTGAAATACCTAAAATTTGCCCACCATTTATGACGGACACTACCAAATCGAGTATAATGGCTTACTGTTTGACTTCGCCAACTCAGATACCAAATGCATTAACAGCAAATATTTGGGGATCAGTCAATTGGGGTTTATACTATTTGCATGATACGGCAAGGGACTCGAGCACGTATTTGACTGGAAAAGACGCGGAAATGATCAAGTTTCAAGAAGAgcattttgaaaatgacaAGTTCTATCCCGATTTCTATCCAAAAGAATATGTGAATTTAGACATACAGATGAGAGCTTTATTTGAAACTGCAGTGGAACCAGGTGAGTACTGTGTTTTATCATATAGCTGTATCTGGTCTCCTAATTCgaaacaagaattgagCGGACGATGTTTTGTCACAAACTACCACATGTATTTTTACATGCAAGCATTAGGTTTTGTTGCTTTATTTAAAGGATTCTTGGGACATTTGGTTTCTGTGGAATTTGTTTCGCAGAAAAACTATGATTTAATGAAGGTTTACAATATTGATGGAGTTATAAAAATGAAGGTATTTTTGGATGATGCTATTTgtataaaaaagaaattggttTATCTTATAAACAATATTGTCAGCGATAAACCAAAAAGTTTAGAAGGGGTATTGGCAGATTTTTCTGatatagaaaaagaaattgctgTTGAAAAGTCAGATCAAAAAAACTTACGAGAGATTAGCCAACTTTCAAAGGGGCTTTCTAGTAAGAGCTTAGCAAGTGAGAAACTTTTATTGAGTGGTGAAACATCGTCAATCCTTCCCGGTAAGAGTGGCCGAATGATCAAACATAGAGTTAATTTTACACCAGACTATAATTTAATTAGTGATCGGACTTACCCTGCTCCACCGAAAGCTATCTTTCATGCACTTTTAGGTGACAATTCTGTGGTTTTCAGAAGTCAATTATCTTTTGCTAGTACCAAGTATTTTTTACAAAAACCATGGGCAACCTCTAGTAAGGGCACATTATATAGAGATTTTAACGTTCCTGCTATGTATGATGGGAAGGACTGTTTTGTTCAAGTGAGACAAGAAATTGACAATATGGAAGATAATACTTATTACACTTTTACTCATGAAATGTCTAAGTTTGAGTTACTACTTGGATCACCATACAAAACAGtattcaaaattgttaTAGTGGAGCACATTAGCAAAAGGTCAAAGGTTTTTGTGTACTCGAAAACTTATTTTGACAGACTTTCAGTATGGAATCCACTAGTGATACGATTGAACAATCAAGTTGATGTCAATAAAGTCAGGAAGTTAGAAAAGAGCATATCTGAAGCAGTAAAAGAGATTGGTACTCATGGCATGATTGTGAGAGCCATCTATTTGTATGGGAAATTGAGTCATACTAGCAAGCCAGAAGCTGTTACAAGCACTTCAGTGATAAAGTTTGGAATTGTAtctcttttcaaattgggTTTGGGTAAGGCGTTTAGCAAGGCATATAGCTTTGCCGTTAAATCTTTCATCAAACCATTTCAACTAGTGGTTTTGTTGCTCAAAAGCTTAAGGATGAATGTATTTTTGGTCTTTATTATAGTTcttttatcatttttgaatttgtttttggcTGGGAAGACAGCTACTAGTTACTGGAATACTAGGAGTGCTAGTAAATTGGCACAAGAGTATGTCACTAAAGAACCTCGGATGTTGCAAAGATCAGTTTATTTGAAAGACCTTGAGAGCATATTGAATGAAAACATTTCTATTGCAGAAAGTCGTCCCTTTAGTTTGTTCAAACAGAATTcgtttattttcaatttggaCGCCGATAGTGACTGGAGTAATTATTTTGGTTCCAACGCTAGAGATGTGGCCAGGCTGTTGAAGAGCAGCTTTCAAGACATCGGAATAAAACGCCACGAGTTATTagtgaaattgaaaattttgaagagtatggaagaagaaattatcCAGGCAGAATGGCAGAACTGGCTTATGAGTGAAGCTCAGAAATGTGATTATGTAATGGATAATGTTGTTGGGCAAATAGATGAAGTGGACAACTATCAAGAAGGCGTTGATAATATAATCGAGTATTGTCATGAATGCAAAAAGATCTTAGCAAATTTGGTTTAG
- a CDS encoding uncharacterized protein (Protein of unknown function; repressed by alpha pheromone in SpiderM medium), whose amino-acid sequence MPNLPSISIPPETPRAKAKDSNTSNLGSVNRNILTPSFSFGLNFSPSFNFNSPSVQAISPGNFLHISNSFNKAINRTPITSTSSALVPPSTGKKHNRFLEALTRSSQQDGDNNKEGSSVSDTENNDEIWSTVNTSQAQHNSTNQTSMYEDENDHEKDNSFLPPNKLVLEKIEENNKSPSLDKAADISPKTAGDDYIVKKRKLSTDQSLTDSPNNSVASKIDSTMQSPINYRKQSVAYSTKSNSSSSAIADEKVWWPELDDVLIKSLYKYKKFKEDQDSFNASSILKKTSQNKIISRMLLNKTGILRTTKQISSRIFRLSKSGKLVKETKTPQTGSFANNNLDDILSTPLRSLVNARGSIDSSKLNTIIDEELDMLLGTSPLNEEFDDTSYKLEIRDFRLSFRSVHDHHIFTNLVSIDVNKSLSVPIEEAIRIKLESKKVPAWIINHDLNLNCHHIASSTPCSAVSASHQFQQSHLSLTGGNFESHMTIDVSCGEKSHKILSWRSHIVVYKKGNKLLEVVDVINGYFSESSKSYTLQIPFLKNFFLGYITYLANGAAITPDENLKIVQIIYSNPKSGTMEFDLGESTIRAYIIHELNIAGTSGSSKINIIDVHSKYQSASKQDHCDIDDNETVLADSSPLKLSPNSSRQWDTPSKSRLRIDTNKANIDGGAIAGPMTAPIYNAELLNKKMLDEQEKMKSNLQKEQLRPPLMHSQSVCNVNLSTQRIHSSPEMANNSTLAFSTPMTNRSGPVQNHPPSDSNFTPYQIAQKSFIARTQSESHLQSQANMQEQQQHLQSHTQSFLHQQLEGMINPQIHFVQTQMPQQASAGAAIAISPQIQNQLPQQIIQHVPLQNLGQMRNVPQQSFSLATNNNVITPDNNFMRQQWQQQMYFQQVAQQQLHNNGHQTGTVSGNGQSGRHNSKMIKHPTNLSSSQQNVHNNKENIKPRQITFGPILGHDPSPDLKTIQKQNTKNNGIVQCFPANTQIMYKPKK is encoded by the coding sequence ATGCCAAATCTACCAAGTATTCTGATCCCACCAGAAACACCAAGAGCTAAAGCTAAGGACTCTAACACATCAAATTTAGGAAGTGTGAATCGAAATATCCTAACTCCTTCTTTCTCATTTGGTTTGAACTTTCTGCCGTCATTCAACTTTAACTCACCGTCAGTCCAAGCAATATCACCGGGAAACTTTTTACATATTTCCAACAGTTTTAATAAGGCAATTAATAGAACACCTATAACATCGACTTCACTGGCATTAGTGCCACCTTCAACTGGTAAAAAACACAACCGATTTCTTGAGGCTTTAACAAGGTCTTCCCAACAAGATGGTGACAACAATAAAGAGGGAAGCAGTGTTTCAGACACAGAAAATAACGACGAAATTTGGTCTACAGTAAACACATCTCAGGCACAGCATAATTCAACAAACCAAACTTCAATGTACGAGGACGAAAATGACCACGAAAAAGATAACTCCTTTTTACCCCCAAACAAATTAGTgcttgaaaaaattgaagagAATAACAAATCGCCTAGCTTGGATAAAGCTGCTGATATATCACCGAAAACAGCCGGTGATGATTATATAGTTAAAAAGAGAAAGTTATCTACAGACCAAAGTCTCACTGACTCGCCGAACAATTCAGTTGCTTCGAAGATAGACTCAACAATGCAATCGCCAATAAACTATCGGAAGCAAAGTGTTGCttattcaacaaaatctAATTCAAGCTCGAGTGCTATTGCCGATGAGAAGGTTTGGTGGCCGGAACTAGATGACGTGCTAATTAAATCCTTGTATAAATACaagaaattcaaagaaGATCAGGATTCCTTCAATGCATCATCAATTCTTAAAAAGACATCACAAAATAAGATTATATCAAGaatgttgttgaataaaACTGGGATTTTGAGAACTACCAAGCAAATATCGTCCCGTATTTTTCGTTTATCGAAATCCGGAAAGTTGGTTAAAGAGACCAAAACCCCGCAAACTGGAAGTTTTGCAAACAACAACTTAGATGATATATTGCTGACTCCCTTGCGAAGCTTAGTGAATGCACGGGGGTCAATTGATTCCTCAAAACTCAATACGATTATTGACGAGGAGTTAGATATGTTGTTGGGCACATCGCCAttaaatgaagaatttgatgataCTCTGTACAAATTGGAAATAAGAGATTTCCGATTAAGTTTCAGAAGTGTTCATGATCATCACATTTTCACCAATTTGGTGTCGATTGACgttaataaatcattatctgTTCCAATAGAGGAAGCCATAAGAATAAAACTTGAGCTGAAAAAAGTCCCTGCTTGGATCATCAATCAcgatttgaatttgaattgcCATCACATTGCAAGCTCTACACCTTGCTCGGCTGTTTCGGCTTCTCATCAATTCCAACAACTGCATTTGAGTTTAACTGGTGGTAATTTTGAATCTCATATGACAATAGATGTTTCATGTGGGGAGAAATCTCACAAAATTCTTAGCTGGAGGAGCCATATCGTTGTTTACAAGAAAGGAAATAAACTTCTCGAAGTAGTTGATGTTATCAATGGATATTTTAGTGAATCTTCCAAATCTTACACTTTGCAGATCCCttttttgaagaattttttcCTTGGATATATAACTTATTTGGCAAATGGTGCCGCCATAACTCCAGatgaaaatttgaagatagtgcaaataatttataGTAATCCTAAAAGTGGCACAATGGAGTTTGATTTGGGTGAATCAACTATACGGGCTTATATTATCCATGAGCTCAATATAGCAGGCACATCAGGGAGCtctaaaataaatattatcGACGTCCATAGCAAATACCAATCTGCGTCAAAGCAAGACCACtgtgatattgatgataatgaaactGTGCTTGCTGATTCGTCACCATTGAAACTTTCACCGAATTCTTCAAGACAGTGGGATACACCAAGCAAGTCTCGTTTACGAATTGATACAAACAAGGCTAATATTGATGGGGGAGCCATTGCAGGTCCAATGACTGCTCCTATTTACAATGCGGAACTTTTAAATAAGAAAATGCTTGATGAACAAGAGAAAATGAAGTCAAATTTGCAGAAAGAGCAATTAAGACCACCTTTGATGCATTCGCAATCGGTGTGCAATGTTAATTTGAGTACGCAACGGATTCATTCATCACCGGAAATGGCAAATAACTCAACATTGGCTTTCTCAACACCAATGACAAATAGACTGGGGCCCGTCCAAAATCATCCACCATCCGACAGTAACTTTACTCCATATCAAATTGCCCAAAAACTGTTTATTGCTAGAACACAACTGGAACTGCATTTGCAACTGCAGGCTAACATGCAAgaacagcagcagcattTGCAACTGCACACTCAAagttttcttcatcagcaACTCGAAGGAATGATTAACCCTCAGATTCATTTCGTTCAAACTCAAATGCCACAGCAAGCTTCAGCTGGAGCGGCCATTGCTATTTCTCCTCAAATACAGAATCAGTTGCCGCAACAAATAATCCAGCATGTGCCTCTTCAAAACTTGGGTCAAATGAGAAATGTGCCGCAGCAGTCATTCTCACTAGCAACTAACAATAATGTTATTACTCCcgataataattttatgaGACAGCAATGGCAACAGCAAATGTACTTTCAACAAGTTGCCCAACAGCAATTACACAATAATGGACACCAAACTGGTACGGTGTCCGGGAATGGACAATCAGGAAGACATAATCTGAAAATGATAAAGCATCCAACCAATTTATCATCCAGCCAACAGAATGtacacaacaacaaagagaaTATCAAACCAAGGCAAATTACATTCGGGCCAATACTAGGTCATGACCCTTCTCCGGATTTGAAGACTATACAGAAGCAGAACACTAAGAATAACGGTATTGTTCAATGTTTTCCCGCCAACACGCAAATCATGTATAAACCTAAAAAGTAG